One window from the genome of Solea solea chromosome 2, fSolSol10.1, whole genome shotgun sequence encodes:
- the LOC131452419 gene encoding insulin-like growth factor-binding protein 5 produces MIVNFCLLVTCMLGLLSGCLGSYVPCEPCDQKAVSMCPEVPVGCQLVKEPGCGCCLTCALSEGQACGVYTGTCTQGLRCLPRSGEEKPLHALLHGRGVCTNEKGYKPAHTPIDRESREHEDTMTTEITEDFPPAKVPLLPKDIVNSKKVHALRKEQKRKLGKQRSMGSPMDYSPLPIDKHEPEFGPCRRKLDGILQGMKDTSRVMALSLYLPNCDRKGFFKRKQCKPSRGRKRGICWCVDKYGVQLPGTDYSGGDIQCKDLESSSNNNE; encoded by the exons ATGATTGTGAATTTTTGCCTCCTGGTGACATGTATGTTGGGGCTGCTGTCCGGGTGCTTGGGCTCATACGTGCCGTGCGAGCCTTGTGACCAGAAGGCTGTGTCCATGTGCCCTGAGGTCCCGGTGGGCTGCCAGCTCGTGAAGGAGCCCGGCTGCGGCTGCTGCCTAACGTGCGCGCTGTCCGAGGGGCAGGCGTGCGGCGTGTACACCGGGACTTGCACGCAGGGACTGCGCTGCCTGCCGCGGAGCGGGGAGGAGAAGCCGCTGCACGCGCTGCTCCACGGCAGAGGAGTGTGCACCAACGAGAAAGGATACAAACCCGCTCACACGCCCATAG ATCGTGAGTCGCGGGAGCACGAGGACACCATGACCACGGAGATCACAGAGGATTTCCCGCCGGCTAAAGTGCCGCTGCTTCCCAAAGACATTGTGAACAGTAAAAAAGTCCACGCGCTGCGCAAGGAGCAGAAGAGGAAGCTGGGCAAGCAGCGCTCCATGGGCTCCCCCATGGACTACTCCCCTCTGCCCATCGACAAGCATGAGCCGGAATTT GGTCCATGCAGGAGAAAACTGGATGGGATCCTTCAAGGGATGAAGGACACTTCCCGTGTAATGGCTCTGTCTTTGTACTTGCCCAACTGTGACAGGAAAGGATTCTTCAAGCGCAAGCAG TGTAAGCCGTCCCGCGGCCGCAAACGAGGCATCTGCTGGTGCGTGGACAAGTACGGCGTCCAGCTGCCCGGCACGGACTACAGCGGCGGGGACATTCAGTGTAAAGACctggagagcagcagcaacaacaacgagTGA